A window from Podospora bellae-mahoneyi strain CBS 112042 chromosome 1 map unlocalized CBS112042p_1, whole genome shotgun sequence encodes these proteins:
- a CDS encoding uncharacterized protein (COG:I; COG:O; COG:T; EggNog:ENOG503NYN1) — MVIGNYGDTDDVDMDVDPEDAGPARLAVIPDEDIGTQIRDISASNPGKTLLPTPVAKVVSFATRSTGLALRMSTVIGGYGFDAAKLTTLSSLELGRSILGGIISRAGKDVISRSGTDLGRADAETTLERSLENLHRTMTQIVFWTTTSFHMTGTTLAMISETSQLLLSTLDQFFGSTDSSRAMASIITLIRREFQNPATGRQGEKVGVIDLMLGLCGMAYLQRWCRRLLEEESRTLRVEEVVWDVVVLSDGARVDVHEGSLYGVHNGSYAAKEASSKETVIAINSNGELNDDDRSRLPVAQLEQQIMRSLPDNARVSITRQIRTTEIITVEVTGGDEDIRVDTPPGVELIEEPRAVRHSLSQTQLRGRPENSISDSRFVFRHSRSHERRSWFQKEHGDVSQVPGFVERMDTESPGTSDVETDEEDPTPPPSVPPKSSREQLRPPIRRPDFQGSGSPISPSSISKPSRIPSASRHGVENAANQKRPRIPPTDSSSNNDRPSSSSGRQSFNRLLPSYKQQKEDSGPSIGSSAKKGGFRSAFTKPGRLFNREDSGSESSAGKTKETAKPVKPARPPSHLAVPSKQSSLIPKQPVTVPPQKTTATKTSRPGTADSRRSVPRSESRASYISVHSRRDSSISQTETFSITTADDYRPVSPYQENSPTNPVVRKARSDRELGGPLGGPGTNHRRVKSHMYAPSIYTLRANESQSSLVPYQNYQSRSAYSDTEALGTLRKAGKLDTIFPNDHFLTNITRYMRFASASYGSNFLRVLGIAKEMPILRALDDTHHELRCFAHHTESDANSILLSSFVDPQGGSDGTGSTNTGVPLVHYISLDHKAKAVVLACRGTLGFEDVLADMTCDYDDLVWRGKAYKVHKGVHASAKRLLYGGDGRVLNTLKQALEEFSDYGLVLTGHSLGGAVTALLGVMLSEPHPSSSTFITSPNPHTRLLGDGTTTTAFRHQEICLPAGRPVHVFAYGPPSTMSASLSKATRGLITSIVNGNDLVPYLSLGVLHDFQAVSLAFKTDNNEAKVEVRQRIWDALQSGIADKWYGSSGSGGESCKREDDDQWAYAALKVLRASMMSQKLLPPGEVFVVESTRVLRRDAFLVPEIGGEDLGRPAHRVVLKYVRDVEKRFREVRFGTSMLTDHSPGKYEDALNKLRSGVMDH, encoded by the coding sequence ATGGTTATTGGAAACTATGGAGACACAGACGATGTCGATATGGACGTGGATCCGGAGGACGCAGGTCCTGCCCGACTTGCCGTGATTCCTGACGAGGACATCGGAACCCAGATTCGCGATATCTCAGCCTCGAATCCCGGGAAGACCCTTCTGCCAACCCCGGTGGCCAAAGTCGTCAGTTTCGCGACCCGGTCCACAGGTCTAGCTCTACGTATGAGCACGGTAATAGGTGGATATGGCTTCGATGCCGCAAAGCTCACCACCTTGTCGAGTCTAGAGCTTGGTCGCAGTATTCTCGGAGGCATCATCAGCAGAGCTGGAAAAGATGTCATCTCGCGTTCTGGCACAGATCTCGGAAGAGCAGATGCTGAAACTACACTTGAACGGAGCCTTGAAAACTTGCACAGGACCATGACCCAGATCGTCTTTTGGACCACGACCAGTTTTCACATGACGGGTACAACGCTCGCCATGATCTCTGAGActtcccagctcctcctgtCGACCCTGGATCAGTTTTTCGGCTCAACAGATTCATCGCGGGCCATGGCAAGCATCATCACTTTGATCCGTCGCGAGTTTCAGAACCCCGCAACGGGCAGACAGGGAGAAAAGGTCGGCGTGATTGACTTGATGCTGGGCCTGTGTGGGATGGCATATCTGCAGAGATGGTGTCGGCGCCTGCTCGAAGAGGAGAGTCGTACCTTGAGGGTCGAGGAGGTAGTGTGGGACGTGGTAGTGCTGAGTGATGGTGCTCGGGTTGATGTGCATGAGGGGAGTCTGTATGGAGTACACAACGGATCGTACGCCGCCAAGGAGGCCTCGTCGAAGGAAACAGTGAtcgccatcaacagcaacggcgAACTCAACGACGATGACCGAAGTCGCCTTCCCGTGGCCCAACTAGAGCAACAAATCATGAGGTCTCTTCCCGATAACGCTAGAGTGTCTATCACCCGGCAGATTCGCACGACCGAGATTATCACAGTGGAGGTTACcggcggtgatgaggatATCAGGGTTGACACACCTCCTGGCGTGGAACTGATTGAGGAGCCCCGGGCCGTTCGCCACAGCTTGTCCCAGACTCAACTGCGTGGCCGCCCGGAGAACAGCATCTCTGATTCTCGGTTTGTGTTCCGGCATTCACGAAGTCACGAGAGGCGAAGCTGGTTTCAAAAGGAGCACGGAGATGTCAGCCAGGTTCCCGGGTTTGTGGAACGGATGGACACGGAGTCTCCCGGAACGTCAGACGTGGAAACGGACGAAGAAGacccgacaccaccaccatcggtCCCTCCTAAGTCATCGAGAGAACAACTACGACCACCTATCCGACGCCCCGACTTCCAAGGCTCTGGTTCGCCGATATCGCCGTCCTCCATCAGCAAGCCATCCCGTATACCTTCTGCGTCGAGACACGGGGTGGAGAACGCAGCAAATCAGAAGCGACCAAGGATACCCCCAACCGATTCCTCATCAAACAATGACAGGCCGAGCTCCTCTTCCGGGAGACAGTCATTCAACCGATTGCTGCCTTCCTACAAGCAGCAGAAGGAAGATTCGGGTCCTAGTATAGGCTCCTCAGCCAAGAAAGGGGGTTTCAGAAGCGCGTTTACCAAGCCAGGACGGCTCTTTAATAGAGAGGATTCTGGCTCAGAGAGCAGCGCCGGGAAGACGAAGGAAACCGCGAAGCCCGTCAAGCCCGCCAGGCCACCATCACATCTAGCAGTTCCTAGCAAACAGTCCTCCCTGATTCCAAAACAGCCTGTAACTGTGCCGCCACAGAAGACGACAGCGACAAAAACATCGCGGCCAGGCACTGCTGATTCACGCCGAAGTGTTCCGAGGAGCGAGTCGCGGGCTAGCTATATTTCAGTGCACAGCCGTCGGGACTCTTCCATCTCCCAAACCGAAACATTCTCTATTACAACCGCGGATGACTATCGGCCGGTCTCACCTTATCAGGAGAATTCGCCAACCAATCCTGTTGTTAGGAAGGCGAGGTCGGACAGAGAGCTTGGCGGTCCGCTTGGTGGTCCAGGGACTAACCATCGTCGGGTCAAATCTCACATGTATGCGCCCAGCATCTACACTCTCAGGGCCAATGAATCGCAAAGTTCGCTTGTTCCATACCAAAACTACCAGTCCAGGAGTGCCTACAGCGATACCGAGGCGTTGGGCACTCTGCGAAAAGCTGGGAAACTGGACACCATCTTTCCCAACGACCATTTTCTGACCAACATCACTCGATACATGAGATTCGCTTCTGCTTCTTATGGGTCAAACTTCCTCAGAGTCCTGGGCATTGCCAAAGAGATGCCCATCTTGCGTGCCCTCGATGACACCCACCACGAACTCCGCTGCTTCGCTCACCACACCGAATCCGATGCCAACAGCATtctgctctcctcctttgtCGACCCCCAAGGTGGCTCTGACGGCACGGGCTCCACCAACACTGGCGTACCCCTCGTTCATTACATCTCTCTTGACCACAAGGCCAAAGCCGTTGTGCTTGCCTGCCGTGGGACACTTGGCTTCGAAGATGTCTTGGCAGACATGACGTGTGACTATGATGACCTTGTCTGGCGTGGCAAGGCTTACAAAGTACACAAGGGTGTCCACGCTTCGGCCAAGCGGCTGCTCTATGGCGGCGACGGCAGGGTCCTCAACACGCTCAAGCAAGCCCTGGAAGAATTCTCCGATTACGGTCTCGTCCTCACCGGTCACTCCCTCGGCGGTGCTGTTACCGCTCTCTTGGGAGTTATGCTCTCGGAGCCACACCCAAGCAGTTccaccttcatcacctcacccaacCCTCATACTCGACTCCTCGGCGACGGCACCACAACTACTGCTTTCCGGCATCAAGAGATATGCCTCCCTGCTGGCCGCCCGGTTCACGTTTTCGCCTATGGCCCGCCTTCGACGATGTCGGCTTCTCTGAGCAAAGCTACTCGCGGTCTGATCACCAGCATTGTCAACGGCAACGACCTCGTGCCCTATCTTTCACTGGGAGTCCTCCACGACTTTCAGGCAGTGTCGTTGGCCTTCAAGACAGACAACAATGAGGCCAAGGTGGAAGTCAGACAGCGAATCTGGGACGCGTTGCAGTCAGGGATAGCAGACAAGTGGTATGGCTCTAGCGGGAGCGGTGGCGAGTCTTgcaagagggaggatgacgatcAGTGGGCTTATGCTGCGCTCAAGGTTCTCAGAGCGAGCATGATGAGCCAGAAGTTGCTGCCGCCTGGAGAGGTGTTCGTAGTGGAGAGCACACGGGTGTTGAGGCGAGATGCCTTTTTGGTGCCGGAGATTGGCGGAGAGGATCTGGGGAGACCAGCCCACCGAGTGGTGTTGAAGTATGTGAGGGATGTAGAGAAAAGGTtcagggaggtgaggtttggGACGAGCATGCTGACTGATCACAGTCCTGGGAAGTATGAGGATGCGTTGAACAAGTTGAGGTCTGGTGTGATGGACCACTGA
- the GNA1 gene encoding Glucosamine-phosphate N-acetyltransferase-like protein (COG:M; EggNog:ENOG503P4F6): MSTQDLFSADLLSPSVQAELPEGYKLRALRSEDYEHGFLDCLRVLTTVGDISRQEFDERYQWLAKQDGTYFILVIEDTNFNPPRIVGTGALIVERKFIHGLGKVGHIEDIAVAKDQQGKKLGLRIIQALDFIAKETGCYKTILDCSEHNEGFYVKCGFKRAGLEMAHYHNK, from the exons ATGAGCACCCAAGATCTTTTCTCGGCCGACCTCCTTTCGCCCAGTGTCCAGGCTGAGCTCCCAGAGGGTTACAAGCTCCGCGCGCTTCGGTCAGAAGACTACGAGCATGGCTTTCTCGACTGTCTTCGAGTCCTGACAACCGTGGGGGATATCTCCCGGCAGGAGTTTGACGAACGCTACCAGTGGCTGGCCAAGCAAGACGGCACTTACTTTATTCTCGTGATTGAAGATACCAACTTCAACCCACCCAGGATCGTGGGTACCGGTGCGCTGATCGTGGAGCGCAAGTT CATTCACGGCCTTGGGAAGGTCGGACACATCGAAGACATCGCTGTTGCGAAGGACCAACAAGGGAAGAAACTGGGTCTTAGAATTATCCAGGCTCTCGACTTCATCGCCAAGGAGACGGGTTGCTACAAGACAATCTTGGACTGCAGCGAGCACAATGAGGGCTTCTATGTCAAGTGTGGATTTAAGAGAGCGGGGCTCGAGATGGCCCATTATCACAACAAATAA
- a CDS encoding uncharacterized protein (EggNog:ENOG503PXW9) gives MGVIAEDLNATVARVRIALIQSQVRDQATSPVRRARRRSTTTAVYAGSKDGVPVFSKQKVVRVI, from the exons ATGGGCGTCATTGCTGAGGATCTCAACGCTACCGTCGCCCGTGTGCGCATTGCTCTGATTCAGTCGCA AGTCCGTGATCAAGCAACCTCCCCCGTCAGGAGAGCCCGCAGAAGATCGACTACTACCGCTGTGTACGCTGGATCCAAGGACGGAGTGCCAGTTTTCTCCAAGCAGAAGGTTGTCAGAGTGATCTAA
- a CDS encoding uncharacterized protein (EggNog:ENOG503NYYA; COG:S): MSPHSVPAKKNIGGISGVDGTGERREWLMGREAFEATMPHHEGIKALWETKWRFPCTKSLYPFHDGRFSDFEPIFQSLIARNVNDGTSAEYTSSFIPTADNLERQGDELLAQGNKTKASELYLRACTVLRIARFPYIASFPDVTDKTKWEAWEKQKATYAKAGKTWESPLEEVVVPHSQAKGRDRKDIPVYVRVPHGKTGPFPAVVLMTGLDGYRPDNTVRCEEFLARGWAAVVVEIPGTADCPADSADPESPDRLWSSLLDWMAKEGRFDMKKVMVWGLSSGGYYAVRVAHTHKERIIGSVAQGAGVHYFYDREWLERADGHEYPFKLTPAMAHKHGFGSVDEYKEKAQKKFSLLETGILKMESARLLLINGTLDGLMPIEDSMMLFEHGSPKEARFFTNALHMGYPMANSSVYPWMESVMKSVQGSK, translated from the exons atgTCTCCTCACTCTGTCCCGGCGAAGAAGAACATCGGGGGTATCTCGGGGGTGGATGGCACGGGGGAACGGCGAGAATGGCTGATGGGCCGGGAGGCGTTTGAGGCCACGATGCCGCATCATGAGGGGATCAAGGCGCTGTGGGAGACGAAGTGGAGGTTTCCC TGCACCAAGTCCCTCTACCCCTTCCACGACGGCCGGTTCTCCGACTTTGAACCCATCTTCCAGTCTCTCATCGCGCGCAACGTCAACGATGGGACCTCAGCCGAGTACACCTCTTCTTTCATCCCCACGGCCGACAACCTCGAACGACAGGGCGATGAGCTTCTCGCCCAAggcaacaagaccaaggcctCGGAGCTGTACCTGAGGGCCTGCACCGTGTTGAGGATCGCCAGGTTCCCGTACATTGCCTCTTTTCCCGACGTGACGGACAAGACAAAGTGGGAGGCGTGGGAGAAGCAAAAGGCGACGTATGCCAAGGCGGGGAAGACGTGGGAGAGcccgttggaggaggtggttgtgccTCATTCCCAGGCcaaggggagggataggAAGGACATTCCTGTCTACGTTCGGGTTCCCCACGGGAAGACGGGGCCGTTTCCTGCTGTCGTTCTCATGactgggttggatgggtaCCGGCCTGACAATACCGTTCGGTGTGAGGAGTTTTTGGCTCGGGGGTGggcagctgttgttgtggagaTCCCTGGGACGGCGGACTGCCCGGCTGATAGTGCCGATCCTGAGAGCCCGGATAGGCTGTGGAGTTCGTTGCTGGATTGGATGGCGAAAGAGGGGAGGTTTGATATGAAGAAGGTCATGGTTTGGGGATTGAGTAGCGGGGGCTATTATGCCGTGCGGGTGGCGCATACGCACAAGGAGAGAATCATTGGGAGTGTTGCTCAGGGGGCGGGGGTTCATTACTTTTATGATAGGGAGTGGCTGGAGCGGGCGGATGGGCATGAGTATCCCTTCAAGTTGACGCCGGCGATGGCGCATAAGCATGGGTTTGGGAGCGTGGACGAGTATAAGGAGAAGGCGCAGAAGAAGTTTTCGCTGTTGGAGACGGGGATTCTGAAGATGGAGAGCGCgaggttgctgttgatcaaT GGCACGCTGGACGGTCTCATGCCCATCGAGGACTCGATGATGCTGTTTGAGCATGGCTCGCCCAAGGAGGCTAGGTTCTTCACCAATGCTCTGCATATGGGCTACCCGATGGCCAACAGCTCGGTGTACCCCTGGATGGAGTCTGTGATGAAGTCGGTTCAGGGATCCAAGTGA